The following are encoded in a window of Vibrio azureus genomic DNA:
- a CDS encoding EAL domain-containing protein, protein MMRVPQLLSCISKQEDGQYIAKYNDLILKSVFQPIYSQNLSIVGLEALLRINSRNQGNITPSYFFQSDKISESCQINVERLSRLIHIRNFGQSEFNSHRLFLNVLPKAAELLAKENTNSHLLSQTILDAGLKHEQIVMELLELDASDESFLYKATRKLSEYGYQIAIDDYGINASTRERVKYVKPNIIKIDRSLLVQYEAGDSSGLLGALSLAEEMRSKTVIEGIETKQQLNLMQRLGFDMYQGYYLAMPEPLKSKQITQAI, encoded by the coding sequence ATGATGAGAGTGCCACAGCTTTTGAGCTGTATTTCAAAGCAAGAAGATGGACAATATATTGCTAAATACAATGACTTGATACTTAAAAGCGTATTTCAACCTATATACAGTCAGAATCTGTCTATTGTTGGTTTGGAAGCACTACTTAGGATAAACAGTCGTAATCAGGGTAATATTACTCCTTCTTACTTTTTCCAGTCGGATAAAATTTCTGAATCTTGTCAAATTAATGTTGAACGGTTAAGTCGACTTATTCATATTCGTAATTTTGGTCAATCTGAATTTAACTCGCACCGATTGTTCCTTAATGTTTTACCCAAAGCCGCGGAATTGCTCGCCAAAGAAAACACCAACAGTCACTTATTATCACAAACTATTTTAGATGCTGGTTTGAAACATGAACAAATCGTCATGGAACTGCTCGAACTTGATGCGAGTGATGAAAGCTTTCTTTACAAGGCCACCAGAAAACTCAGTGAATATGGCTACCAGATCGCTATTGATGATTATGGCATCAATGCCTCTACGCGTGAACGTGTTAAATACGTTAAACCAAACATTATTAAAATAGATCGCTCTTTGCTAGTTCAGTATGAAGCTGGCGATTCTAGCGGCCTTTTAGGTGCTCTATCACTGGCTGAAGAAATGCGCTCTAAGACAGTGATCGAGGGTATTGAAACGAAACAACAACTTAATTTAATGCAAAGGCTTGGCTTTGATATGTACCAAGGTTATTACCTTGCCATGCCAGAGCCTTTGAAAAGCAAACAGATTACCCAAGCAATATAA
- a CDS encoding IS3 family transposase (programmed frameshift): MTRKRRNHSPEFKAKVALDAARGDKTVAELAQKYNLHANQISTWKKELLENAAMIFTSESQSGKDSSEEVDKLHAKIGQLTMENGFFGQSAWSLDRAQRKSSLVKSTQLPIKRQCELLSIARSTAYYQPIGLSAEEIELRRMIDEIHLQYLFMGSIRIRNKLTKKGHNVNRKRVVRLIRDMGIGAIYPKPRTTLANEAHKVYPYLLRDIEVTYPNQAWAIDITYIPMAKGFLYLVAIIDWYSRKVLSWRLSNTMDTSFCIEAFEDALKHYGPPDIFNSDQGSQFTSTEFTQKLLDHGVRISMDGKGRWVDNVFIERLWRSLKYEEVYLKAYTTPREAGLEIGHYMVFYNEERNRQGLNDLTPDEAYLGRQRYAA, encoded by the exons ATGACTAGAAAACGTAGAAACCACTCACCCGAATTTAAAGCTAAGGTGGCGCTTGATGCTGCTAGAGGTGATAAAACTGTCGCTGAGTTAGCTCAGAAATACAACCTTCACGCTAACCAAATCTCTACATGGAAAAAAGAGCTGCTCGAAAATGCAGCCATGATTTTTACCTCTGAAAGCCAGTCAGGCAAGGACAGCTCTGAAGAAGTGGATAAACTGCACGCCAAGATTGGTCAATTGACCATGGAAAATG GATTTTTTGGCCAAAGTGCTTGGTCGTTAGACCGAGCCCAGCGAAAGAGCTCGCTGGTTAAATCCACCCAATTGCCAATAAAACGCCAGTGTGAGCTTCTCAGTATTGCTCGCTCTACTGCTTACTATCAACCCATAGGACTCTCTGCTGAAGAGATTGAACTACGCCGCATGATTGACGAAATTCACCTTCAGTATCTGTTCATGGGGAGCATACGCATTCGAAATAAGTTGACTAAAAAAGGCCATAACGTTAATCGTAAACGTGTCGTTCGGCTCATACGAGACATGGGCATTGGGGCTATTTACCCCAAGCCTCGAACGACCCTGGCGAACGAAGCACACAAGGTTTATCCCTACCTTTTGCGTGATATCGAAGTCACTTACCCGAACCAAGCTTGGGCGATTGACATCACGTATATCCCGATGGCTAAGGGATTCCTGTATTTAGTCGCCATTATCGACTGGTATAGCCGGAAGGTGCTGTCTTGGCGGCTATCCAACACGATGGACACGAGCTTTTGTATCGAAGCTTTTGAAGACGCGCTTAAACATTATGGGCCGCCAGATATCTTCAACTCAGATCAAGGCAGTCAGTTTACCAGCACCGAATTCACACAGAAGCTACTCGACCATGGAGTCAGGATAAGTATGGATGGGAAAGGACGCTGGGTCGACAATGTTTTCATCGAGCGATTATGGAGAAGCCTGAAATATGAGGAGGTTTACTTAAAAGCTTACACCACGCCCCGAGAAGCAGGGCTTGAAATCGGCCACTACATGGTGTTTTATAATGAGGAGCGTAACCGTCAGGGACTCAATGACCTCACCCCTGATGAAGCCTACCTTGGTAGGCAGAGATACGCTGCATGA